The following proteins come from a genomic window of Carassius gibelio isolate Cgi1373 ecotype wild population from Czech Republic chromosome B8, carGib1.2-hapl.c, whole genome shotgun sequence:
- the LOC127963131 gene encoding uncharacterized protein LOC127963131 translates to MMDDDTEIAVVGIGCHFPGGEGLENFWRVLLHGENCAVQIPNERFNLSQWYDPDESKAGKTYTAKASLINGLNQFDHKFFGITDAESINMDPQHKLLLQCTYRALEDAGIPMEKASGTRTGVFLGLMNKDFELASVRTNPKYIDHSYGTGVSMSIAANRISYIFNFTGPSLTIDCACSSSLVALHFACQAIKQGDCDMAMCGGVSCILEPTIFVGLSKAKMISSDGTSKPFSSKANGYGRGEGCGVILLKPLKKALKDHDHIWGIISKTAVNQDGHTVSPMTKPSMVQQEELLKKIYSTETDLTSVQYIEAHGTGTPVGDPIEAGSISKVIAKARPHKSGPLIIGSVKSNIGHTESAAGVAGLIKVFLMMKHETIVPSLFYSMENSSIDVESLNMKIPTTAEKWISDYKSGRSAGINNFGFGGTNAHAVVRQYVQSKIPSAQLTKTHQYFVVSAASEKSMKNVTEDTAKQIMTGKITDLQSLLYTSACRRSHLKHKYRRVFQTSSLTDLQEKLTDALEKKLVPSKTDSKLVFVFCGNGVTYQGMCKQLLKQEPVFREEISKIETLLQTHRSLNLIEMLETESDISKELSDPQVVQPLLFAIQVAVVNLLKHWGISPDAVLGHSIGEVAAAHCSGLLSLEDAVKVIHCRSSLQSTVTGGKMLVVSNMSVSEVLKVLPTYSGKVCLAAYNSPQSCTLSGDADDIERLHQNLHMSASGKDLFLRTLDVPAAYHSHRMDPIVSKVKDSIGFLQAHDLETELFSTVTGEHFCSSDFITGDYWARNIREPVKFEQAVKSAAKNKRNVIFVEIGPRRSLQRYITETLGNGVIVLSSLQAEKDHETILAIVSKLFELGFKVDWEVFYKGYETKPIPYPRYQFDDVKRDVFASRLQMIGPTCNHPVVTQIGTDSSVFNCDLSSESVAFLKDHRHNGVAIIPGAFYAELGLAATIAFAKPKVPLSSLQLSITFQSPFVFTKNAPEIKVVLDPSEDLADNTCNFKIQSTSAVYAFGTVEIKQGRMPEEEFISLDCIYKRCTFLMSTEKIYKHLSQTGFEYGSVFRNKADVYCGEEFREAISVVRIQKELLHQLHDYYLHPVVLDYVMQLIPGTIAHELSARPQFPAQIGSLIVFEPLQEEMVVYLRAVHVGEHDFDICGCLANKHGRVLVELRHVKIRMLGSHSRVVEEYFFHNEFSTISEETTSKTSIKALVFSDKVGLSKALQQYLDPASRYLSSTNSNMLLEYGVDHLFSKLKVSNVKKNFKDILFLWSDADLTSRISENVLDNMSGCCEIFRNIVGYLKTINFPGNIRVITYRSSESTVDYINPGFVLSGMTRACAAELPELSFQLIDVGSISFEDNKALFQVLSSYPCHKYPEVVVKEGKILKPEITHTPLPTITSSSRNVHMLHNEVFILQTSDPYIMTNLSASLINNSIEPIQEKNIEVHLSKICVHTSDYFPVSMTDLSYGRTLYWNKHTTENHKLLALDISGTVTAVGKDVSKFKVGDHVVCCYPVAATSKVVLPAAVCCKAKRFSFLNEIPCVSYMVLAWEIFNEALPKAKPQRKLGIFSPVPDSALMNVLIAIANRSGWEVRVNTQVDRLSCDLSEAEGAVLLPPYNVKTIEIASGVRSIKDIVLVYDLQTEFPFNTSSFKDANEEVHFHVIFLSQIMQKGSLQTQMPRIYSWMKSMHLERKSLSLYTIIVQRPKTQDIDLMSVKESETYFTCQILPIIALNSNAKDQLSDIPVIPKSSLFHKQSVYIVTGGLTGLGFETVKFIAQKGGGNIVILSRSDPNLPIQQEISKLSTQYGSVIKSLSCDVSVSDQVDQTIVNIGKLFPFSPIKGIFHSAVVLHDGLIEHLDKALYEKVMRPKVNGVLNLHRATIQCNLDYFVCYSSISAFMGNASQTNYAAANTFMDTFCQYRRNIGLSGQSINWGALNLGLLLNKAHFQRFLEAKGIMLLEIPEIHESLEQCLLINKPQQVVCKFNFKNTWNNILSQNKSLNARLFKIAQESISKAGVSIKPEKSMTSSSPRDYLRFMIGETTGVEMDELNDDVHLFEVGIDSMLAMTLQNLIFNDRGVNVPLVTLLDPNSTMSYLIKILEESCVDEYQSENEIKSTYL, encoded by the exons ATGATGGATGATGATACAGAAATTGCTGTTGTTGGAATTGGATGCCATTTCCCAGGAG GTGAGGGACTGGAAAACTTCTGGAGAGTCCTCCTTCATGGAGAGAATTGTGCAGTTCAGATACCAAATGAACGGTTCAATCTCTCTCAGTGGTATGATCCAGATGAGAGTAAGGCAGGAAAGACATACACAGCAAAGGCATCACTTATTAATGG tCTGAATCAGTTTGACCACAAGTTCTTTGGAATTACTGATGCGGAATCGATCAATATGGACCCTCAGCACAAACTTTTGCTGCAGTGCACCTACAGAGCACTAGAGGACGCTGGGATACCAATGGAAAAGGCCAGTGGAACAAGAACAGGAGTATTTTTGG GCCTAATGAACAAAGACTTTGAGTTGGCAAGTGTAAGAACTAATCCAAAATACATTGACCACTCTTATGGTACTGGTGTATCTATGAGCATAGCTGCCAACCGCATCTCATACATATTCAACTTCACTGGCCCCTCACTGACCATTGATTGTGCCTGCTCCTCATCCCTTGTTGCCCTTCACTTCGCTTGTCAAGCCATTAAACAAG GAGATTGTGATATGGCCATGTGTGGGGGTGTGAGCTGCATCTTGGAGCCAACCATTTTTGTGGGTCTTTCCAAGGCAAAAATGATCTCTTCTGATGGCACCAGTAAGCCTTTCAGTAGCAAAGCCAATGGATATGGAAGAGGTGAAGGCTGTGGGGTCATTCTCTTAAAGCCTCtgaaaaaa GCTCTCAAAGACCATGATCACATTTGGGGCATCATCAGCAAAACTGCAGTAAATCAAGATGGCCACACCGTTAGTCCAATGACCAAACCATCCATGGTTCAGCAGGAAGAGCTGcttaaaaaaatctactcaacgGAGACTGACCTGACTAGTGTCCAGTACATTGAAGCTCATGGGACTGGGACTCCAGTTGGAGATCCGATAGAGGCAGGTAGTATATCAAAAGTTATTGCCAAAGCAAGACCTCATAAGTCAGGACCACTGATTATTGGTTCTGTTAAGAGTAATATTGGACACACAGAATCTGCAGCAGGGGTTGCAGGGCTTATAAAGGTTTTTTTGATGATGAAACATGAAACCATTGTGCCATCTTTGTTCTACTCAATGGAAAACTCCAGCATAGATGTTGAATCTCTTAATATGAAGATTCCCACCACAGCTGAAAAATGGATCAGTGACTACAAATCAGGGAGGTCTGCAGGAATCAATAACTTTGGGTTTGGTGGAACAAATGCGCATGCAGTTGTCAGACAATATGTACAGTCAAAAATCCCCAGTGCTCAACTGACCAAAACACATCAGTATTTTGTAGTTTCTGCTGCCTCAGAAAAATCCATGAAAAATGTAACTGAAGACACTGCAAAACAAATTATGACAGGCAAAATAACAGATCTACAATCTTTACTTTACACATCTGCATGTAGAAGAAGTCACTTGAAACATAAATACAGGAGGGTATTTCAAACATCATCATTGACAGATCTGCAAGAGAAACTTACTGATGCTTTAGAGAAAAAGCTTGTACCATCAAAGACAGACTCCAagctagtttttgttttttgtggcaATGGTGTTACATATCAGGGTATGTGCAAACAGCTCCTAAAACAAGAGCCAGTTTTCAGAGAGGAAATCAGTAAGATTGAAACACTTTTGCAAACCCATAGAAGTTTGAATCTGATAGAGATGTTGGAAACTGAATCTGACATAAGTAAAGAACTGTCTGATCCACAGGTTGTCCAGCCTCTACTGTTTGCTATTCAGGTTGCTGTTGTTAACCTTCTGAAACACTGGGGCATCAGTCCTGATGCTGTTTTGGGGCACTCTATTGGAGAAGTCGCTGCAGCTCATTGTTCTGGGTTGTTATCACTTGAAGATGCAGTGAAAGTCATCCACTGCCGCAGTTCTTTGCAAAGTACTGTGACAGGAGGGAAGATGCTGGTTGTCAGTAATATGTCTGTTTCTGAAGTCCTGAAAGTGCTTCCAACTTATTCAGGAAAGGTTTGTTTAGCTGCTTACAACAGCCCTCAGTCTTGCACCCTCTCAGGAGATGCAGATGATATTGAAAGGTTGCATCAGAATTTGCACATGTCAGCCAGTGGAAAGGATCTCTTCCTTCGCACCTTGGATGTACCTGCAGCATACCATAGTCACAGAATGGATCCCATTGTATCCAAAGTGAAAGACAGCATAGGCTTTTTGCAGGCACATGATTTGGAGACAGAACTGTTCTCAACAGTTACTGGTGAACATTTTTGTTCCTCAGACTTTATTACTGGTGACTATTGGGCAAGAAATATTAGGGAGCCTGTTAAATTTGAGCAAGCTGTGAAGTCTGCAGCTAAAAACAAAAGGAATGTGATATTTGTTGAAATTGGCCCAAGAAGATCTTTGCAGCGGTACATCACTGAGACTCTGGGAAATGGTGTCATTGTGCTTTCCTCACTGCAGGCAGAAAAAGATCACGAGACAATACTTGCTATTGTTTCTAAATTGTTTGAGCTTGGGTTCAAAGTGGACTGGGAAGTGTTCTACAAAGGTTATGAGACCAAACCAATTCCCTACCCGCGATACCAGTTTGATGATGTGAAGAGAGATGTCTTTGCTTCACGTTTGCAGATGATAGGTCCCACCTGCAACCATCCAGTAGTAACACAAATAGGCACAGACAGTTCAGTGTTCAACTGTGACTTATCGTCTGAATCAGTGGCCTTCCTGAAGGACCACAGGCACAATGGAGTTGCCATCATTCCTGGGGCATTTTATGCAGAGTTAGGCTTGGCAGCCACCATAGCATTTGCAAAACCCAAGGTCCCACTCAGTTCTCTACAGCTCAGTATAACATTTCAGAGTCCATTTGTTTTCACCAAGAACGCCCCAGAGATAAAAGTTGTGCTGGATCCATCAGAAGACTTGGCAGATAACACATGTAATTTCAAAATACAATCTACTTCTGCAGTCTATGCATTTGGCACAGTAGAAATAAAACAAGGTAGAATGCCTGAAGAAGAGTTCATTTCATTGGACTGTATTTACAAAAGATGCACATTCCTCATGTCTACGGAAAAGATCTACAAGCATCTAAGTCAAACAGGATTTGAGTACGGGTCAGTCTTCAGAAATAAGGCAGATGTTTACTGTGGGGAAGAATTTAGGGAGGCTATATCTGTTGTGAGGATCCAAAAGGaattactgcatcaattacatGACTATTACCTTCACCCTGTGGTCTTGGATTATGTCATGCAACTTATTCCTGGAACTATTGCGCATGAGCTATCAGCAAGACCTCAATTTCCTGCACAAATAGGTAGCCTGATTGTATTTGAACCATTGCAAGAGGAGATGGTTGTATATCTGAGAGCAGTGCATGTGGGAGAACATGATTTTGACATTTGTGGCTGCTTAGCCAACAAACATGGTAGGGTCTTGGTTGAGCTCAGGCATGTGAAGATTAGAATGCTTGGAAGTCATTCACGTGTAGTTGAGGAGTACTTCTTCCACAACGAGTTCAGTACTATCTCTGAAGAAACAACATCTAAAACATCAATTAAAGCATTGGTCTTTTCTGATAAGGTGGGACTTTCTAAAGCTTTGCAACAGTACTTGGACCCAGCATCTAGATATCTATCTTCTACAAACAGTAACATGCTGTTAGAGTATGGAGTTGACCATCTTTTTTCTAAACTGAAAGTTTCAAATGTAAAGAAAAACTTCAAGGATATTTTGTTCTTGTGGAGTGATGCAGACCTAACTTCTCGCATATCAGAGAATGTCTTGGACAACATGTCAGGGTGTTGTGAGATTTTCAGAAATATTGTTGGATatcttaaaacaattaatttccCAGGCAATATCAGAGTAATAACCTATAGATCCTCTGAGAGCACAGTTGACTACATCAACCCTGGGTTTGTGCTATCAGGCATGACAAGAGCATGTGCAGCTGAATTGCCAGAACTTTCTTTTCAGCTGATTGATGTGGGGTCTATTAGTTTTGAAGACAACAAGGCTTTATTCCAAGTCCTAAGTTCATACCCTTGTCACAAATATCCAGAGGTAGTAGTGAAGGAGGGTAAAATTCTCAAACCTGAAATCACCCACACTCCATTGCCAACCATAACAAGCTCTTCAAGAAATGTACACATGTTGCACAATGAAGTCTTCATTTTACAAACATCTGACCCATATATTATGACTAATCTATCAGCTTCTCTTATTAATAATTCCATTGAACCGAttcaagaaaaaaacattgaggTTCACCTTAGTAAAATCTGTGTTCATACATCAGATTACTTTCCAGTCAGCATGACTGACCTCAGTTATGGACGGACATTGTATTGGAACAAGCACACAACTGAAAACCATAAGCTTTTAGCTCTTGACATCAGTGGCACTGTCACAGCTGTGGGTAAAGATGTCAGCAAATTTAAAGTTGGTGATCACGTTGTGTGTTGTTACCCTGTGGCTGCCACCTCTAAAGTAGTTCTCCCAGCAGCTGTTTGCTGCAAAGCAAAAAGgttttcgttcctgaatgaaatCCCTTGTGTCTCTTATATGGTCTTGGCTTGGGAGATATTTAATGAGGCTTTACCCAAGGCTAAACCACAAAGGAAATTGGGTATTTTCTCCCCTGTTCCTGACTCAGCATTGATGAATGTCTTAATTGCTATTGCAAACAGATCAGGTTGGGAAGTCAGAGTGAACACACAGGTAGATCGGCTGTCTTGTGATTTAAGTGAGGCTGAGGGAGCTGTTCTACTTCCTCCTTATAATGTAAAAACCATAGAAATAGCTAGCGGTGTTAGAAGTATCAAAGACATTGTTCTTGTCTATGACCTCCAGACAGAATTTCCATTCAATACATCATCATTCAAAGATGCAAATGAGGAGGTCCACTTCCATGTCATTTTCTTGTCCCAAATTATGCAGAAAGGGTCTCTGCAAACGCAAATGCCACGAATCTACAGTTGGATGAAATCTATGCATTTGGAGAGGAAGTCCTTGTCTTTGTACACAATAATTGTTCAAAGACCAAAAACTCAAGACATTGATCTTATGTCTGTTAAAGAATCTGAAACATACTTCACATGCCAGATTCTACCCATAATTGCCCTGAACAGTAATGCCAAGGACCAACTGTCTGACATTCCAGTAATACCAAAAAGCAGTCTATTTCATAAACAATCAGTCTATATTGTGACAGGTGGTCTAACAGGGTTGGGGTTTGAGACAGTAAAGTTCATTGCTCAAAAAGGAGGAGGGAACATTGTCATTCTGTCTAGGAGTGACCCAAACCTTCCGATACAACAAGAGATAAGTAAACTCAGTACCCAATATGGTTCTGTGATTAAGTCTCTGTCATGTGATGTTTCTGTATCTGATCAAGTGGACCAGACAATTGTTAATATTGGAAAACTTTTTCCATTCAGTCCAATCAAAGGCATATTTCACAGCGCAGTTGTGCTGCATGATGGTCTGATTGAACATCTTGACAAAGCTCTTTATGAGAAAGTTATGAGGCCAAAAGTGAATGGAGTGTTGAACCTTCACCGTGCTACCATACAATGCAATCTGGATTACTTTGTGTGCTATTCTTCCATCTCTGCCTTCATGGGAAATGCCTCACAAACGAATTATGCTGCAGCTAATACGTTCATGGACACTTTCTGTCAGTACCGCAGAAACATTGGGCTTTCTGGACAGTCCATTAACTGGGGAGCTTTGAATCTCGGTCTTCTGTTGAACAAAGCCCATTTCCAAAGATTTCTGGAGGCAAAGGGGATCATGCTTTTGGAGATTCCAGAAATCCATGAAAGTCTTGAGCAGTGCCTCCTAATCAACAAACCTCAACAGGTTGTATGcaaattcaattttaaaaacaCCTGGAATAACATTCTCAGTCAAAACAAATCACTGAATGCACGGTTGTTCAAAATAGCACAGGAATCCATTAGTAAAGCTGGTGTGAGCATAAAACCTGAGAAATCCATGACATCATCTTCACCACGTGATTATCTTAGGTTCATGATTGGTGAAACAACTGGTGTTGAGATGGATGAGCTGAATGATGATGTGCATCTTTTTGAAGTGGGCATTGACTCAATGTTAGCCATGACCCTGCAAAATCTTATCTTCAATGATAGAGGTGTGAATGTCCCTCTAGTGACTCTGCTGGACCCAAATAGCACAATGTCATATCTCATCAAAATCTTGGAGGAGAGCTGTGTAGATGAATATCAGAGTGAAAATGAGATCAAATCCACATACTTATAA